A DNA window from Shewanella baltica contains the following coding sequences:
- a CDS encoding PfaB family protein, protein MNLAHPLATTHSGQAETSIADTANADKSAKPLRIAVLLGDAVNLDSHSAQILGTFAERERVQICAADANQSTAHEPTLHESKMHEPSVHEPSVHEQRSLTALLGQATTAIEQGKLVELTFNDGNLPQSLYLLDGLRAAKLRLHAHAFIAGFAAGNETTDVENAATVANAALAAAKRSPAQTVQHQTVANTLNETFVALRQGVTALAARTQAPLKGTTGIKQTNDTNHQTGYWFSDQHQARVLCLNLVAKTSHQADESRNLSQSLVLTQGTQLAAPKALVDENRLFVPISGDSINKLKAKLFQLLGSLDIGALDTSFASHQLAFLFERYNANAPLALVLMAASIDDLKLEAKAMLTALENDAVRHHGQHFKTPAGSCFTAKPLGDTGLTFVYPGVGTVYANMFNNLHEYFPALYHQLEREGDLSAMLQSPQIYAADVKTAAGMNLSQQAISGVGASYLFTKLLTQVFNIKPKMALGYSMGEAAMWASLDVWQTPHGMINATENSDIFNHAISGELTAVRRAWQLADDEAIVWNSFVVRADSNEIKALLPEFPRAYLAITQGDTCVIAGCETSCKALLAKLGKRGIAANRVTAMHTAPALLVHWQVQDFYTQALKPEALEPEALKAAAQDSSIRFISAAQTAPVIVDSHSIGRAIADTFCSPLDFSALIQNATEQGARLFVEVGADRQTSTLIDKISHAHASQSTANAATAAIACNAKGADAITSLLKCLAQLISHRVPLSLAPLIQPLSANKAPLSSAVSPKGEPL, encoded by the coding sequence GTGAACTTAGCCCACCCTTTAGCAACGACCCATAGCGGCCAAGCTGAAACGTCGATTGCTGACACTGCTAATGCTGACAAAAGCGCCAAGCCACTGCGTATTGCAGTGTTGCTTGGCGATGCCGTCAACCTTGACTCTCACTCAGCACAAATATTAGGGACGTTTGCGGAACGTGAAAGAGTTCAAATTTGCGCTGCCGATGCCAACCAATCGACAGCACATGAACCGACATTGCACGAGTCGAAAATGCATGAACCGTCAGTGCATGAACCGTCAGTGCATGAGCAAAGGTCGCTCACTGCGTTGTTAGGCCAAGCAACAACAGCCATTGAACAAGGCAAGCTCGTTGAACTGACATTCAATGATGGCAATCTGCCCCAGTCTCTGTATTTGCTCGATGGTTTACGCGCTGCCAAACTGCGCCTTCACGCACACGCATTTATTGCTGGCTTTGCCGCTGGCAATGAAACAACAGATGTTGAAAATGCGGCGACTGTTGCTAATGCGGCCTTAGCGGCGGCAAAGCGCAGCCCAGCTCAAACCGTTCAACATCAGACTGTCGCCAACACTCTTAACGAGACATTTGTTGCGCTGCGCCAAGGTGTAACCGCACTCGCCGCGCGAACACAAGCGCCGCTTAAAGGCACTACTGGTATAAAACAGACAAACGACACCAATCATCAAACTGGCTATTGGTTTAGCGACCAACATCAAGCGCGGGTGTTGTGTCTAAATCTTGTAGCAAAGACGTCACATCAAGCGGATGAGTCTCGAAATCTAAGCCAAAGCCTAGTGCTGACCCAAGGCACACAACTTGCCGCGCCCAAAGCTCTTGTCGATGAAAACAGGCTGTTTGTGCCGATAAGTGGTGACAGTATTAATAAGCTAAAAGCAAAACTGTTTCAGTTGCTTGGTTCACTAGACATTGGCGCACTAGACACGTCATTTGCATCACATCAACTCGCATTCTTGTTTGAACGCTACAATGCCAACGCACCACTAGCATTAGTCTTAATGGCGGCATCGATTGATGATCTCAAACTTGAAGCTAAGGCCATGCTTACGGCGCTTGAAAATGATGCGGTGCGTCATCATGGTCAGCACTTTAAGACACCAGCGGGCAGCTGCTTTACCGCTAAGCCGCTAGGGGATACGGGACTGACCTTTGTATATCCTGGTGTTGGTACGGTTTACGCCAATATGTTCAACAACTTGCATGAGTACTTCCCCGCGCTGTATCACCAGCTAGAACGTGAAGGCGATTTAAGCGCCATGCTGCAATCACCGCAGATTTATGCGGCAGATGTTAAAACCGCGGCTGGCATGAACCTAAGTCAGCAAGCGATTAGTGGCGTGGGGGCCAGTTATCTATTCACTAAACTGTTGACCCAAGTCTTTAATATTAAACCTAAAATGGCGCTCGGTTACTCTATGGGCGAAGCGGCCATGTGGGCCAGCCTAGATGTGTGGCAAACACCCCACGGGATGATTAACGCCACTGAAAATAGCGATATTTTCAACCATGCGATTTCTGGCGAGCTAACCGCAGTCCGCCGAGCGTGGCAGCTTGCGGATGATGAAGCCATAGTGTGGAACAGCTTTGTGGTGCGCGCTGATAGCAATGAAATAAAGGCATTATTACCAGAGTTTCCTCGTGCTTATTTAGCCATCACCCAAGGTGATACTTGCGTCATTGCAGGCTGCGAAACAAGCTGTAAAGCCCTGCTTGCCAAGTTAGGCAAACGCGGGATTGCCGCCAATCGCGTCACGGCAATGCATACCGCGCCTGCCCTGTTAGTCCATTGGCAAGTACAAGATTTCTATACTCAAGCGCTAAAACCTGAGGCACTGGAACCTGAGGCGCTGAAAGCGGCGGCGCAAGATTCGTCTATCCGCTTTATCAGCGCAGCGCAAACTGCGCCAGTAATCGTGGATAGCCACAGCATTGGCCGCGCGATTGCCGATACCTTTTGTTCGCCACTCGACTTTAGTGCGCTCATTCAAAATGCCACTGAGCAAGGCGCAAGGCTGTTTGTCGAAGTGGGCGCCGATAGGCAAACTAGCACACTCATAGATAAAATTAGCCACGCCCACGCAAGCCAAAGCACGGCGAACGCGGCGACAGCCGCCATTGCCTGCAATGCCAAGGGTGCCGACGCGATTACCAGCTTACTCAAGTGTTTAGCTCAGCTGATAAGCCACAGAGTACCGCTGTCGCTCGCGCCGCTCATCCAGCCATTAAGTGCAAACAAAGCCCCTTTATCATCAGCAGTATCACCAAAAGGAGAACCCCTGTGA